One genomic window of Lynx canadensis isolate LIC74 chromosome F2, mLynCan4.pri.v2, whole genome shotgun sequence includes the following:
- the CCN4 gene encoding CCN family member 4 — protein sequence MARVLETNFYPSRRHCSEESEGKLRRLQEKNTSSRALSLHSWEEAPSDLIGIYEAVPMCLRLGHGENRGELVQGAGKRREEIEAFSPAPTAMAFTAVPLEDTSSHPQFCKWPCECPPSPPRCPLGVSLITDGCECCKMCAQQLGDNCTEAAICDPHRGLYCDYSGDRPRYAIGVCAQVVGVGCVLDGVRYTNGQSFQPNCKYNCTCVDGAVGCTPLCVRARPPRLWCRRPRRVSVPGRCCQQWVCDDGATTPRKTAQRHTGALAATGEVEPWHRNCIAYTSPWSPCSTSCGLGVSTRISNVNTRCWPEQESRLCTLRPCDVDIRPHIKEGKKCLAVYQPAASMNFTLAGCTSTRPYRPKYCGVCTDSRCCIPYKSKTIDVSFQCPDGPGFSRQVLWINACFCNLSCRNPNDIFADLESYPDFPEIAN from the exons ATGGCTCGCGTGTTGGAGACAAACTTTTACCCCAGCAGACGGCATTGCAGCGAGGAATCTGAGGGGAAGCTCCGAAGGCTGCAGGAGAAAAACACCAGTTCCAGGGCTCTGAGCCTGCATTCCTGGGAAGAGGCCCCCAG CGACCTCATTGGCATCTATGAGGCGGTGCCCATGTGCTTGCGTCTGGGGCACGGGGAGAATCGTGGGGAGCTGGTGCAGGGTGCGGGCAAGAGGCGGGAGGAGATTGAG GCCTTCTCTCCAGCCCCCACGGCCATGGCCTTCACCGCAGTGCCACTGGAGGATACATCTTCACACCCCCAGTTCTGCAAGTGGCCATGTGAGTGCCCGCCGTCCCCACCCCGCTGCCCGCTGGGGGTCAGCCTCATCACAGACGGCTGTGAATGCTGTAAAATGTGTGCTCAGCAGCTTGGGGACAACTGCACAGAGGCAGCCATCTGTGACCCCCACCGGGGCCTCTACTGCGATTACAGTGGGGACCGCCCGAGGTACGCAATAGGAGTGTGTGCAC AGGTGGTCGGCGTGGGCTGCGTCCTGGACGGGGTGCGCTACACCAACGGCCAGTCCTTCCAGCCCAACTGCAAGTACAACTGTACGTGCGTGGACGGCGCCGTGGGCTGCACACCcctgtgcgtgcgcgcgcgcccCCCGCGCCTCTGGTGCCGCCGCCCCCGGCGGGTGAGCGTGCCCGGCCGCTGCTGCCAGCAGTGGGTGTGCGACGACGGTGCCACGACGCCGCGCAAGACAGCGCagcgccacacaggcgccctag CGGCCACGGGTGAGGTGGAGCCGTGGCACAGGAACTGCATAGCCTACACGAGCCCCTGGAGCCCTTGTTCCACCAGCTGCGGCCTGGGGGTCTCCACTCGTATCTCCAACGTCAACACCCGGTGCTGGCCTGAGCAGGAAAGCCGCCTCTGCACCCTGCGACCCTGCGACGTGGACATCCGTCCACACATCAAG GAAGGGAAGAAGTGTTTGGCCGTGTACCAGCCCGCAGCATCCATGAACTTCACCCTCGCCGGCTGCACCAGCACGCGTCCCTACCGGCCAAAGTACTGTGGGGTGTGCACAGACAGCAGGTGCTGCATACCCTACAAGTCCAAGACCATCGACGTCTCCTTCCAATGTCCCGACGGGCCTGGCTTCTCCCGCCAGGTCCTATGGATCAACGCTTGCTTCTGCAACCTGAGTTGTAGGAATCCCAACGATATCTTTGCCGACTTAGAATCCTACCCTGACTTCCCAGAAATTGCCAATTAG